The Gemmatimonadaceae bacterium DNA window CCGGCTCATCGGTAAATCGCTCGGCCAGCGGTTCCTGGTCTCGTTGCTCGCGCTGCTGCTCGTTGGCGGCGGCATCTGGTCGTTCCGCCGCCTGCCGGTCGACGCGTATCCGGACCTCTCGCCCACCATGGTCGAGATCATCACCCAATGGCCCGGCCATGCGTCGGAGGAAGTGGAGCGGCTGATCACGGTGCCGATCGAAGTCCAGATGAACGGATTGCCCAAGCTGAAAATCATCCGCTCGATTTCGCTCTATGGACTCTCGGACGTCATCCTCACGTTCGAGGACAACACCGACGACTACTTCGCGCGCGAGCAGGCGTTCGAGCGTTTCCCCGACCTCGACCTGCCGGACGGCGTCACGCCGGACATGGCTCCGCTCTCGTCCCCCTCCGGTCTCGTCTACCGCTACGTGCTCGAGAGCAACGACCGGTCGGCGATGGAGCTCAAGAACATCGACGACTGGGTGATCACCAAGGCGTACAAGTCGGTGAGCGGCGTGGCCGATGACTCTCCGTTAGGCGGAGAGACCATGCAGTACCAGGTGTTGCTCGACCCGACCCGCCTCGCCGGCGCCGGCCTCACCGTGCCCGAGGTACAGAACGCCCTCTCGAACAACAACGGCAATTCCGGCGGCGGATTCTACTCGGAGGGCGGCCAGTTCTACTACGTGCGCGGCCTCGCCCGCGTCCACACGCTGGATGACATCGGCAACATCGTCGTCGCCGTCCACAACGGCACCCCGATCCTGGTCAAGGATCTGGGCGACGTCATCATCGGCCACGCACCACGGTTAGGCCAGTTCGGCTTCGATGAGACCAATGACGCCGTCGAAGGCGTGATCCTCATGCGGCGCGGCGAGCAGACGCAGACCGTCCTCAAGGGCGTCGAGGCGATGACGAAGCAGCTCAACGACTCGGTGCTGCCGCGCGATGTCCGCATCCGACCCTTCTACGACCGCAGCGACCTCGTCAACCTCACGACCCGCACCGTGGAGGACAATCTCATCCGCGGCATCCTGCTCGTGATCGTCGTCCTCATTTTTTTCTTGTACGACGTCCGATCCGGGCTCATCGTCGCCGTCGCAATACCGATGTCGCTGCTGTTCGCCTTCATCTGTCTCGACATCAGGCACATCCCCGCGAACTTGCTTTCGATCGGCGCCATCGACTTCGGCATACTCGTCGACGGCGCGGTCGTGATGGTGGAAAACATCCACCGACAACTGGCGCTCAAACACGGCACCGAGTACAACCTCCTCGAAGTCATCACGGCTGCCGCAGCCGAGGTGGACCGGCCGATCTTCTACGCCGTCGCCGTCATCGTCGCCGGCTTCCTGCCCATCTACGTGCTCGCGGGCCCATCCGGCCGCCTGTTCCGTCCGATGGCAGACACCACGATCTTTGCGTTAGTCGGCTCGCTCATCGTCACGCTCACCCTCATTCCGGTGTTGTGCTCCTGGCTGCTCAGGCGCGGGGTGAAGGAACGCCGGAACAAGGCATTCGAGTGGGTCAAGAACTGGTACGCGCGCGCGCTCGATGCATGCCTCGCACATCCGTGGATAACGACCATCGTGTCCACCGCCGTGTTCGTGCTCTCGCTGCTGCTGATTCCCATCATCGGCGCCGAGTTCATGCCGCACTTGGACGAGGGCGCGCTGTGGGTGCGCGCCACCATGCCGTACACCATTTCGTTCGACGAAAGCGCGGCCATCGTGCCGAAAATTCGCGCGATTCTGCGCTCCTTCCCCGAGGTGACCGTCGTCGGCTCAGAGCACGGTCGGCCGGACGACGGGACCGATGCCACCGGCTTCTTCAATGCCGAGTTTTACGTCGGGCTCAAGCCGTACGACGAGTGGACGGGACCGTATCGCAGCAAGCAGGACCTCATCGACGCGATCGATAAGAAGCTCGAGACGTTCCCCGGCATCACGTTCAACTACACGCAGCCGGCCGAGGACGCCGTCGATGAGGCGGAGACCGGTCTCAAAAGCGCGCTCGATGTGAAGGTGTTCGGCACCGATCTCAACGTCCTCGAGAAAAAGGGGAAAGAAATCAAGCAGGTTCTTGAACATGTGCGCGGGATCGGCGATCTCACCCTCGTCCAGGAGCTCGGCCAACCCTCGTTGACGGTGACGGTGGATCGTGCCAAGATCGCGCGCTACGGCATCAACGCC harbors:
- a CDS encoding CusA/CzcA family heavy metal efflux RND transporter, with product MTEPAGHTPPDAPARDERQSYINRLIGKSLGQRFLVSLLALLLVGGGIWSFRRLPVDAYPDLSPTMVEIITQWPGHASEEVERLITVPIEVQMNGLPKLKIIRSISLYGLSDVILTFEDNTDDYFAREQAFERFPDLDLPDGVTPDMAPLSSPSGLVYRYVLESNDRSAMELKNIDDWVITKAYKSVSGVADDSPLGGETMQYQVLLDPTRLAGAGLTVPEVQNALSNNNGNSGGGFYSEGGQFYYVRGLARVHTLDDIGNIVVAVHNGTPILVKDLGDVIIGHAPRLGQFGFDETNDAVEGVILMRRGEQTQTVLKGVEAMTKQLNDSVLPRDVRIRPFYDRSDLVNLTTRTVEDNLIRGILLVIVVLIFFLYDVRSGLIVAVAIPMSLLFAFICLDIRHIPANLLSIGAIDFGILVDGAVVMVENIHRQLALKHGTEYNLLEVITAAAAEVDRPIFYAVAVIVAGFLPIYVLAGPSGRLFRPMADTTIFALVGSLIVTLTLIPVLCSWLLRRGVKERRNKAFEWVKNWYARALDACLAHPWITTIVSTAVFVLSLLLIPIIGAEFMPHLDEGALWVRATMPYTISFDESAAIVPKIRAILRSFPEVTVVGSEHGRPDDGTDATGFFNAEFYVGLKPYDEWTGPYRSKQDLIDAIDKKLETFPGITFNYTQPAEDAVDEAETGLKSALDVKVFGTDLNVLEKKGKEIKQVLEHVRGIGDLTLVQELGQPSLTVTVDRAKIARYGINAGDVNALIEAAVGGGVATQVEQGERLYDLVVRLEPQYRENPQQIGSILVAAPDGEQIPLKDLAEVDVSNGASFIYRQDNSRFIGIQYSVNGRDLASAVQDAQQQVNKAVSMPPGYHIVWGGEYQEYTASRAQLRVILPLTLFVIFLLLFVLYGNFKFPLITVFGVILSAPVGGLVALLISGTPFSVSSGIGFLALFGVSVQTAVVYISYANELRTGGVGILEATREAAVLRLRPIMMTALVAALGLLPAALSHGVGSDSQRPFALVIVGGLFSRLLISVFLMPALYALVSRQGDRLQV